From one Lycium ferocissimum isolate CSIRO_LF1 chromosome 7, AGI_CSIRO_Lferr_CH_V1, whole genome shotgun sequence genomic stretch:
- the LOC132062908 gene encoding transcription factor RAX2-like yields MGRAPCCDKANVKRGPWSPEEDAKLKDFIHKYGTAGNWIALPQKAGLRRCGKSCRLRWLNYLRPNIKHGDFSDAEDRVICSLYANIGSRWSIIAGQLPGRTDNDIKNYWNTKLKKKFMGLLPSSNQRKSPCFPAQPQTNSTLFRDSYYTTKLPQSIFTTQPNILYTNNKMNFPNLGATNHQYASNYFQSHQDSLMNPMHCHPPLNDNVFMFGEASCSSSDGTSKEIKIEENNMGDYLQGQISSTAPFEEIQDFILDYGNYGCGPIM; encoded by the exons ATGGGGAGAGCTCCATGTTGTGATAAGGCAAATGTGAAGAGAGGGCCATGGTCTCCTGAAGAAGATGCAAAGCTCAAAGACTTCATTCACAAATATGGTACTGCTGGAAATTGGATTGCACTTCCTCAAAAAGCTG GACTAAGGAGATGTGGGAAGAGTTGTAGATTGAGATGGCTAAATTATCTAAGGCCTAATATCAAGCATGGTGATTTTTCTGATGCTGAAGATAGAGTTATATGCAGCTTGTATGCCAACATTGGAAGcag GTGGTCAATAATAGCAGGACAGTTGCCAGGGAGGACTGATAATGATATCAAAAACTACTGGAATACTAAGCTTAAGAAGAAGTTCATGGGATTATTACCTTCTTCTAACCAAAGAAAATCACCATGTTTTCCAGCTCAACCCCAgacaaattcaactctttttagAGACTCATATTACACCACAAAATTACCCCAGTCTATTTTTACTACCCAGCCAAATATTTTGTACACCAACAATAAGATGAATTTTCCTAATTTGGGTGCTACAAATCATCAATATGCTAGTAATTATTTTCAAAGTCATCAAGATAGCTTGATGAATCCCATGCATTGTCACCCACCATTGAACGATAATGTATTCATGTTTGGAGAAGCAAGTTGTTCTTCATCAGATGGAACTAgcaaagaaataaagatagaggaGAATAATATGGGTGATTATTTACAAGGTCAAATTTCAAGTACTGCTCCTTTTGAAGAAATCCAGGACTTCATTCTTGATTATGGCAATTATGGTTGTGGTCCCATCATGTAA
- the LOC132062907 gene encoding transcription factor RAX2-like — translation MGRAPCCDKANVKRGPWSPEEDAKLKDFIHKYGTAGNWIALPQKAGLRRCGKSCRLRWLNYLRPNIKHGDFSDEEDRVICSLYANIGSRWSIIAAQLPGRTDNDIKNYWNTKLKKKLMGLILPNSSNNQKRSPYFPSTTTSLQAHENLLYTPNRSFIEQPIISSAQQNILYTNNNNMVMTNFPNFGVTNYNFQNYPQLKDNNLLMFGGEASCSSSDGSYCSQMSFGKDIIKREEIMSTDYYLQQGQISSGDVAAFEEINQQFNLDYFGNMQLPTSCCTNVNNGSTTSGFNDENCNKSNEIGMFYY, via the exons atgggaAGAGCTCCATGTTGTGATAAAGCAAATGTGAAAAGAGGGCCATGGTCTCCTGAAGAAGATGCAAAACTCAAAGATTTTATTCACAAATATGGTACTGCTGGAAATTGGATTGCACTTCCTCAAAAAGCTG GACTAAGGAGATGTGGGAAGAGTTGCAGATTGAGATGGCTAAATTACCTAAGGCCTAATATCAAGCATGGTGATTTTTCTGATGAAGAAGACAGAGTTATATGCAGCTTGTATGCCAACATTGGAAGCAG GTGGTCAATTATAGCAGCTCAATTACCAGGAAGAACTGACAATGATATCAAGAATTATTGGAACACTAAGCTCAAGAAAAAGCTCATGGGATTAATATTACCTAATTCTTCTAATAACCAAAAAAGATCACCCTATTTTCCATCTACTACTACTTCTCTTCAAGCCCATGAAAATCTTTTGTACACTCCAAATAGGTCTTTCATTGAACAGCCCATTATTTCTTCAGCCCAACAAAATATTTTGTACACCAATAATAACAACATGGTGATGACCAACTTTCCTAATTTTGGTGttacaaattataattttcaaaattatccACAATTAAAAGATAATAATTTACTTATGTTTGGAGGAGAAGCAAGTTGTTCTTCATCAGATGGAAGTTATTGCAGCCAGATGAGTTTTGGTAAAGACATtattaaaagagaagaaattatgAGTACTGATTATTATTTACAACAAGGTCAAATTTCAAGTGGTGATGTTGCTGCCTTTGAAGAAATTAACCAGCAATTCAATCTTGATTATTTTGGGAATATGCAGCTTCCTACAAGTTGTTGTACCAATGTCAATAATGGGAGTACTACTAGTGGATTCAATGATGAGAATTGTAACAAGTCAAAT